Part of the Sphingobium lignivorans genome is shown below.
TCCGGCCAGAGCGCGGCGGGGCTGCCGCGCTGCTCCGCACGGTCCTCCATCCATCCCATCTCGCCATGGCATCCGGCGGCAAGCCAGGCGCGCAGACGCTCCGCCGCCTCCGGAATCGCATCCGCGCGCGTGATCGCACAGGAGGTGAAGCCGAGGCGCAAGGCTTCCGCCTTGATTCGCTCTTCCAGCGTCCGGGAGTCCGGCCGTGCCATGGCGGCGCTGCCTAGCCGAAGCGGGGGGACTTGCGAAGCCCGTTCGCGCGCCCACATCAGGGCGATGGAACACGGGACCGGACAGGACCGACGAGCGATGCTGAGCAGCGCGGCCTCGCTGGCGCTTCTCTCGCTGGCTGGCATCGGGCGGGCAAGCGCGGCTGAGCGACCCGGCGCGCCCTTTCAGCTCACCGATGCGGAATGGCGCAAGCGGCTCGGGCCGCAGGCTTATGCCGTCCTGCGTCGGGCGGCGACGGAACGCGCCTATAGTTCGCCGCTGAACGGGGAGAAGCGCAAGGGAATCTTCGCCTGTGCCGGTTGCGGCCTTCCGCTCTTCTCCTCCGCCACCAAATATGACAGCCGCACCGGCTGGCCCAGCTTCTGGCGACCCTTGCCCAAGGCGGTGGGCACCAGCACCGACCACATCCTGGGTTATGCCCGGACGGAAGTACATTGCGTGCGGTGTGGCGGGCATCTCGGCCATGTCTTTAACGATGGGCCAAGGCCGACGGGCCT
Proteins encoded:
- the msrB gene encoding peptide-methionine (R)-S-oxide reductase MsrB, producing MLSSAASLALLSLAGIGRASAAERPGAPFQLTDAEWRKRLGPQAYAVLRRAATERAYSSPLNGEKRKGIFACAGCGLPLFSSATKYDSRTGWPSFWRPLPKAVGTSTDHILGYARTEVHCVRCGGHLGHVFNDGPRPTGLRYCMNGAALKFISAAASG